One genomic segment of Candidatus Bathyarchaeia archaeon includes these proteins:
- a CDS encoding PadR family transcriptional regulator: MVKQVFDKSRIDQSIRYRITRDFMDIIILLEILKSPLSGYDIITTIYRKFNFLISSGTVYSTLYALEREGLIKGVKRDRKRVYVLTRKGEIFIENVLAMQENIENLISKIFGGKYLMYNNV; this comes from the coding sequence ATGGTTAAACAAGTTTTTGATAAAAGTAGAATTGATCAATCAATCCGATACAGAATTACAAGAGATTTTATGGATATAATCATCCTTCTAGAAATTCTTAAATCTCCCTTAAGTGGCTATGACATTATCACAACAATCTACAGGAAATTTAATTTCTTGATTAGTTCCGGGACTGTCTACTCAACACTTTACGCCCTCGAAAGGGAGGGGCTAATTAAGGGAGTAAAACGTGATAGAAAGAGAGTTTATGTCTTAACACGTAAGGGCGAGATATTCATAGAGAACGTTCTTGCAATGCAGGAAAATATCGAAAATCTTATATCAAAGATTTTTGGCGGCAAATATTTAATGTACAATAATGTATAA
- a CDS encoding ABC transporter ATP-binding protein, with protein MGPVTVKALDGVDLRIKRGEYISIMGPSGSGKTTLFNMIGGIDRPTRGRVYIDGVDIAKLDAYELAWLRCRKIGYIFQTFNLIPVLTAIENVMLPMIFAGVEREERFRRARDILETVGLGDRINHKPAELSGGQQQRVAIARALANNPVIILADEPTGNLDLHTGLEIITLLREMNKEKGVTVIAATHDLKMIDVSDRIVYLRDGRIDRYETRAEVYVRVSE; from the coding sequence ATGGGTCCTGTGACAGTTAAGGCTTTGGATGGTGTTGACCTTAGAATAAAACGTGGGGAATACATATCTATTATGGGTCCTTCGGGTTCAGGTAAGACAACACTCTTCAATATGATAGGTGGCATAGATAGACCGACGCGTGGAAGGGTTTATATTGATGGTGTTGATATCGCTAAGCTAGATGCTTATGAGCTGGCTTGGCTTAGATGCCGTAAAATAGGATATATATTTCAAACATTCAACCTGATACCAGTTCTAACAGCTATAGAAAATGTTATGCTTCCAATGATATTCGCTGGGGTTGAGCGGGAGGAACGTTTTAGGAGGGCTAGGGATATACTTGAAACAGTTGGTTTAGGCGATAGAATAAATCATAAACCCGCTGAGCTTAGTGGTGGTCAGCAGCAGCGTGTAGCCATAGCAAGAGCTCTAGCGAATAACCCTGTAATAATTTTGGCTGATGAGCCTACTGGAAACCTAGATCTGCATACGGGACTTGAAATAATAACCCTCCTAAGAGAGATGAATAAGGAGAAAGGTGTAACAGTTATCGCTGCCACACATGACCTAAAAATGATTGATGTGAGCGATAGAATAGTTTACCTCCGTGATGGGCGTATAGATAGATACGAAACCAGAGCAGAGGTTTACGTAAGGGTTTCCGAGTAG
- a CDS encoding Gfo/Idh/MocA family oxidoreductase: protein MKRVRVGVVGSGGIFQGAHLPAYPDIAEAQLVAICDVSESILRVAEKKVRSIYQDRIQRAREEDNTELAERLKADLDELRTYLSFSEMLSKENLDLVDICTPTKFHNLIAIEALRSGVNVMCEKPMARTYLECLDVVEAVEDSKKFYQHNENWLYYPIWYNARKFIEGNVIGELQLIFLATAHGGPEWASWFWNPDVAGGGALLDNGVHAITCSWFLSGFDKEPTVVKAAEPYGICIRMKTRIIQGMFRQFEVEDDAHVLIRFEDKEDKWVTAHVEGSWSHRDSMDTVIIGTNGTIKPEGRGEETILVISDANGGRREFNLGKISWTQSFVGEIRNMCNCIINNVKPICNERIGAETTAIVQAAYLSQKRGKRTVTLDEFKRYAKKIREREGNKAPEILLKDLLKGIKKL from the coding sequence TTGAAGAGGGTTAGGGTCGGCGTTGTAGGTTCGGGAGGGATATTTCAGGGAGCCCATTTGCCAGCCTATCCAGATATAGCTGAGGCTCAATTAGTTGCTATATGTGATGTCTCAGAGAGTATTTTGAGAGTCGCCGAAAAGAAGGTTAGAAGTATTTACCAGGACAGGATACAGAGAGCTAGAGAGGAGGATAATACTGAGCTAGCTGAAAGACTTAAGGCTGACCTAGATGAATTGAGAACCTACTTAAGTTTCTCAGAGATGCTTTCAAAAGAAAACCTTGACCTAGTTGACATATGCACTCCAACAAAATTCCACAATTTGATAGCCATTGAAGCCCTAAGGAGCGGTGTGAATGTCATGTGTGAGAAACCTATGGCTAGAACTTATCTTGAATGTCTAGATGTTGTCGAGGCTGTTGAGGATTCAAAGAAATTTTACCAGCATAACGAGAACTGGTTATATTATCCAATCTGGTATAATGCTAGGAAATTTATTGAAGGAAACGTAATAGGTGAACTTCAGCTAATATTCTTAGCTACAGCGCATGGTGGACCTGAATGGGCTTCATGGTTCTGGAACCCGGATGTTGCCGGTGGCGGAGCTCTCTTAGATAATGGTGTTCACGCAATCACATGTTCATGGTTCTTGAGCGGTTTTGATAAAGAGCCAACCGTTGTTAAGGCTGCTGAACCCTACGGCATATGTATACGTATGAAGACCAGAATTATACAGGGAATGTTTAGGCAATTTGAAGTTGAAGATGATGCTCATGTTTTAATACGCTTTGAGGATAAGGAGGATAAATGGGTGACGGCGCATGTTGAGGGCTCATGGTCCCACAGAGACTCTATGGACACTGTTATAATTGGAACAAACGGTACAATTAAGCCTGAAGGTAGGGGTGAAGAGACAATTCTGGTAATAAGTGATGCAAATGGTGGTAGGAGAGAGTTTAATCTTGGTAAAATTTCATGGACTCAGAGCTTTGTCGGCGAGATAAGGAATATGTGCAATTGTATAATAAACAATGTGAAACCAATTTGTAATGAAAGAATAGGGGCTGAAACAACGGCAATAGTTCAAGCAGCATATTTATCACAAAAGAGAGGTAAGAGAACGGTGACACTTGATGAGTTTAAGAGATATGCCAAAAAGATAAGAGAGAGGGAGGGCAATAAAGCTCCGGAAATTCTGTTAAAGGATCTCCTTAAGGGAATAAAGAAACTATAG
- a CDS encoding ABC transporter ATP-binding protein, translating into MEGTVPAVKVVDVYKDYYLKGEVVRALRGINLEVSRGEYLSVMGPSGSGKTTLFNMIGGIDRPTKGDVFIDGIDLSKIPSKSMAWLRCRKIGYIFQTFNLIPVLTAKENVALPMIFLGVPKEKREKKAIELLTTVGLGDRINHRPTELSGGQQQRVAIARALANDPAIILADEPTGNLDLNTGFAIVQLLYRLKAERGTTIICATHDLKMIDISDRVVFLRDGAIENIEERRGLTLTAEEYFAEE; encoded by the coding sequence ATGGAGGGAACAGTCCCGGCGGTTAAGGTCGTAGATGTTTACAAAGATTATTATTTAAAGGGAGAAGTAGTGCGCGCATTACGTGGAATAAACCTTGAAGTGTCTCGTGGAGAGTACTTATCTGTTATGGGTCCTTCGGGTTCAGGTAAGACAACACTCTTCAATATGATAGGTGGCATAGATAGACCGACAAAGGGCGATGTATTTATTGATGGGATAGATTTATCTAAAATTCCATCAAAATCTATGGCTTGGCTTAGATGCCGTAAAATAGGATATATATTTCAAACATTCAACCTGATACCAGTTCTAACAGCTAAAGAGAATGTTGCATTACCAATGATATTTCTCGGCGTTCCAAAAGAGAAGAGAGAGAAGAAGGCTATTGAGCTTTTAACGACTGTTGGTTTAGGCGATAGAATAAATCATAGACCTACTGAGCTTAGTGGTGGTCAGCAGCAGCGTGTAGCCATAGCAAGAGCTCTAGCGAATGATCCAGCGATTATTCTAGCTGATGAGCCTACTGGAAACCTAGACCTTAATACTGGCTTCGCTATAGTTCAATTGCTATATAGGTTGAAGGCTGAGCGTGGTACAACCATTATATGTGCTACACATGACCTAAAAATGATCGATATAAGTGATAGAGTAGTGTTCCTTAGGGATGGAGCCATAGAGAATATTGAAGAGAGAAGGGGACTCACCTTAACAGCTGAAGAATATTTTGCAGAGGAATAG
- a CDS encoding amidohydrolase, whose protein sequence is MVKADIVIRNCTIVTMSEMNIIRQGLIAIKEGSIIYVGREVEAPTFEADEFINGSGKIALPGLINCHTHAAMSLFRGIAEDKDLGTWLKETIWPLESKLRSDDVYYGALLSCVEMIKSGTTCFSDMYFYEDMVAKAVAETGLRCVLSSGIIESGHEILGKILLREAVKIAKKYHGSYNGRIYAMLGPHAVYSCGPKLLKKIGEKAEKLGIGVHIHLAESESESANIERTYGRSEVKILDETGLLRPNLLAAHCIHLSDEDIALMAKHNVKVAYNPVSNMKLASGIPRIKDLLDAGIIVGLGTDGPASNNSLDMFNTMKFAALLQKAKYGDPRVLGAKKVVEMATINGAKSLGLDRMIGSIETGKRADIILIDVNKPHLTPLHDIYAAIVYSARGSDVSTVIADGKIIMDERIIKTIDEYEVIRKSEKVAYDLLSRKDAARSLIKKFIKI, encoded by the coding sequence ATGGTTAAGGCTGATATTGTCATACGCAACTGCACAATTGTCACTATGAGTGAAATGAACATAATCAGGCAGGGGCTCATAGCTATAAAAGAGGGCTCAATAATATATGTTGGAAGAGAGGTTGAGGCACCGACATTCGAGGCTGATGAATTTATTAATGGAAGCGGGAAAATAGCTCTTCCCGGCTTAATTAACTGCCACACTCATGCTGCGATGTCACTTTTTAGAGGTATAGCTGAGGACAAAGATTTAGGCACATGGCTTAAGGAGACTATATGGCCGCTTGAATCAAAACTTAGATCCGATGATGTCTATTATGGGGCTCTACTTAGCTGTGTTGAAATGATTAAGAGTGGAACAACCTGCTTCTCAGACATGTATTTCTATGAAGACATGGTTGCTAAAGCTGTTGCTGAAACTGGCTTAAGATGTGTTTTATCATCTGGAATAATTGAGTCTGGACATGAGATTCTGGGGAAGATCCTTCTTAGAGAAGCTGTGAAGATAGCGAAGAAATATCATGGAAGCTATAATGGTAGGATTTATGCGATGCTTGGTCCCCACGCCGTATACTCATGCGGTCCAAAATTGCTTAAAAAAATTGGTGAAAAAGCAGAAAAGCTTGGTATTGGCGTACATATACATTTGGCGGAATCAGAAAGCGAATCCGCTAATATCGAGAGGACTTATGGAAGAAGCGAGGTTAAAATACTGGATGAGACTGGTTTACTTAGACCCAACCTATTAGCTGCACATTGCATTCACCTCTCGGATGAGGATATAGCGCTGATGGCTAAACATAATGTTAAAGTCGCGTATAACCCAGTATCCAATATGAAGCTAGCTTCAGGTATTCCTAGGATTAAGGATCTTCTTGACGCTGGTATAATCGTTGGGCTTGGAACCGATGGTCCTGCCAGCAATAATAGTTTAGATATGTTTAATACCATGAAGTTTGCAGCTTTACTTCAAAAGGCTAAATATGGTGATCCACGCGTTCTCGGAGCTAAAAAGGTTGTCGAGATGGCTACGATAAATGGCGCTAAGTCTCTTGGTCTAGATAGGATGATTGGATCGATCGAGACTGGTAAAAGGGCTGATATAATACTGATAGACGTTAATAAGCCTCACCTAACGCCTCTACATGACATATATGCGGCGATAGTTTATTCGGCGCGTGGAAGCGATGTCAGCACGGTTATTGCTGATGGCAAAATAATTATGGATGAAAGAATCATAAAGACCATTGACGAATATGAAGTCATTAGGAAATCTGAAAAAGTAGCCTATGATTTGCTAAGTAGAAAGGATGCTGCGAGAAGCCTCATTAAAAAATTCATAAAAATATAA
- the moaA gene encoding GTP 3',8-cyclase MoaA — protein sequence MVLKDSFGRPVENLRISVTQRCNFKCFYCHHEGEDYASGNEMLPEEIERIVRVAASLGIYGIKLTGGEPLIRSDIVEIVQRISHIPGIKDTSMTTNGYLLAEHAKHLKEAGLRRVNVSLDTLNPEKFKAITGTSFHEKVINGIIEALRVGLSPVKVNMVLLKDINDDEVNDMIRFAEENGLILQIIELERAGEDDFYKRYHASLDHVERELEDKAHRIIVRRMHHRRKYILDNGAEIEIVKPMHNSEFCLHCNRIRLTSDGKLKPCLFRNDNLVDLLSPIRNGANDEYLKSLFIEAVKRRKPYFM from the coding sequence TTGGTACTCAAAGATTCTTTCGGTAGACCCGTTGAAAACCTCCGCATATCCGTGACACAGAGATGTAATTTTAAGTGCTTTTACTGTCACCATGAAGGGGAAGATTACGCTTCTGGGAATGAGATGCTTCCAGAGGAGATAGAGCGCATAGTTAGGGTAGCTGCTTCGCTAGGCATTTATGGAATTAAATTAACTGGCGGTGAACCGCTCATACGAAGCGACATAGTTGAGATTGTACAAAGGATAAGTCATATACCGGGGATAAAAGATACCTCCATGACGACAAATGGATACCTTCTTGCGGAACATGCCAAACATTTAAAGGAGGCTGGACTCCGCAGAGTTAACGTTAGCTTAGATACATTAAATCCTGAGAAATTTAAAGCCATTACTGGCACAAGTTTCCATGAAAAGGTTATCAATGGCATAATTGAGGCTTTAAGGGTTGGCTTAAGTCCTGTTAAGGTCAATATGGTTTTACTTAAGGACATAAATGATGATGAAGTAAATGATATGATTAGGTTCGCTGAAGAAAATGGTTTAATACTTCAGATTATTGAACTTGAGCGAGCAGGTGAAGATGACTTCTATAAAAGGTATCATGCTAGTTTAGACCATGTGGAAAGGGAGCTTGAAGATAAGGCTCATAGAATAATTGTTAGGCGAATGCATCACAGAAGAAAATATATTCTTGACAACGGCGCAGAAATCGAGATAGTTAAACCCATGCATAATAGTGAATTCTGCCTTCACTGTAATAGAATCCGCCTAACATCGGATGGAAAACTTAAGCCATGCCTCTTCAGGAATGATAACCTAGTTGATCTACTAAGTCCTATTAGGAATGGTGCTAACGATGAATATTTAAAGAGTCTTTTTATTGAGGCGGTAAAAAGAAGAAAGCCATATTTTATGTAG
- a CDS encoding AIR carboxylase family protein, with protein MRGKVIILMGSKNDMSFSREIAKYLDTLGVEYEIRVASAHKTPKKVIEILEEYEKSKVVYITVAGRSNALSAFVDANTLKPVIACPPYSEKFGGADIYSSLRVPSGIGSVVTIEPEGAAIAAAKILALEDPELANKIRVYQSSKRAEIEEADKEVRGFKGE; from the coding sequence ATGAGGGGAAAAGTCATAATTTTGATGGGTTCAAAGAATGATATGAGTTTTTCACGTGAAATCGCCAAATACCTAGATACTTTAGGCGTAGAGTATGAGATTAGAGTTGCATCCGCTCATAAAACTCCTAAAAAAGTTATTGAGATACTGGAGGAGTACGAGAAAAGTAAGGTTGTTTATATAACTGTTGCCGGCAGATCTAATGCCTTAAGCGCTTTTGTTGATGCCAATACGTTAAAACCAGTTATAGCATGTCCACCATATTCAGAAAAGTTTGGTGGAGCAGACATTTATTCCTCGCTAAGAGTTCCAAGTGGAATAGGATCTGTTGTAACTATAGAACCTGAGGGAGCGGCTATAGCAGCTGCTAAAATCCTTGCCCTAGAAGATCCTGAATTAGCGAATAAAATACGTGTATATCAGTCTTCTAAAAGAGCGGAAATAGAAGAAGCCGATAAAGAGGTCAGGGGATTTAAGGGGGAATAA
- a CDS encoding translation initiation factor, whose product MVNICPVCGLPKEICVCGEISKEQQKIKIRLETRKFRKAMTLVEGLDYKDVNLSRLAQKMKSYCACGGTAKNGQIMLQGDQREKVYQFLIQMGYPEENIEVQ is encoded by the coding sequence ATGGTGAATATTTGTCCAGTATGTGGGCTTCCTAAAGAGATATGCGTTTGTGGAGAGATAAGTAAAGAGCAGCAGAAGATAAAAATACGCTTGGAAACAAGAAAATTTCGAAAAGCCATGACTTTGGTTGAGGGTTTGGATTATAAGGACGTAAATTTAAGTAGGCTAGCACAGAAGATGAAATCTTATTGTGCATGTGGCGGGACTGCTAAAAATGGACAGATTATGCTACAGGGAGATCAAAGGGAGAAAGTGTATCAGTTTCTAATTCAAATGGGTTATCCAGAGGAGAACATTGAAGTGCAATAA
- a CDS encoding transcription initiation factor IIB: MVDKCPECGGTNLISDPDTGEVICGNCGLVIQEAIMDKGPEWRAFTQEEKESRSRVGIPTSFSVHDKGLSTAIDRIDRDALGRKLPLNTKLQMWRLRKWQIRARVQSSIDRNLAQAMTEIDRLSDRLAIPSAVKERAAVIYRKALDQGLVRGRSIAAIAAASLYAACRLTGTPRNLKEISEASLVGRKDVARCYRLLLRELDLSMPIADPAVYLSKIAERAGIPGHIQASALKILNEAKKKRISAGKDPMGLAAAALYVAAYLAGEKRTQKEIADAAGVTEVTVRNRYKTLKRQLHLEIPD; encoded by the coding sequence ATGGTGGATAAGTGTCCGGAATGTGGAGGTACCAATCTTATTAGTGATCCTGATACTGGTGAAGTTATTTGCGGTAATTGTGGTTTAGTTATTCAGGAAGCTATTATGGATAAAGGCCCTGAATGGAGGGCCTTCACTCAAGAGGAGAAAGAGAGCCGAAGTCGAGTTGGTATACCGACATCTTTCTCAGTTCACGATAAAGGTTTGTCAACAGCAATAGATAGGATAGATAGGGATGCATTAGGACGGAAACTTCCATTAAATACAAAGCTTCAAATGTGGCGGCTTAGGAAGTGGCAGATAAGAGCACGTGTCCAATCATCAATTGATAGGAACCTAGCTCAAGCAATGACGGAAATCGACCGTTTATCCGATAGACTTGCCATCCCATCAGCGGTTAAAGAAAGGGCTGCTGTTATTTACCGTAAAGCCCTTGACCAAGGGCTTGTGAGGGGTAGATCCATAGCTGCTATAGCAGCGGCATCCCTCTATGCTGCATGTAGGTTAACTGGTACACCAAGAAATCTTAAGGAAATTTCTGAGGCAAGTCTTGTTGGCAGAAAAGATGTGGCAAGGTGCTATAGGCTTCTTCTACGCGAACTAGACTTATCGATGCCTATAGCGGATCCAGCTGTTTATTTATCAAAGATAGCTGAGAGAGCTGGTATACCTGGGCACATTCAAGCAAGTGCCTTAAAGATATTAAATGAAGCTAAGAAGAAGCGTATTTCAGCTGGCAAGGATCCTATGGGTTTAGCTGCAGCGGCACTTTATGTCGCGGCCTATTTGGCTGGTGAAAAAAGAACTCAAAAGGAGATCGCGGATGCCGCTGGTGTAACGGAGGTTACCGTTAGAAATCGCTATAAAACCCTAAAGAGACAGCTACATCTAGAGATACCAGATTAA
- a CDS encoding 4Fe-4S dicluster domain-containing protein, translating to MSTTGMPSLIWIYRNYQNCSGCRRCEIACSLSHEGKIWPEASRIRVFMLVPGIEVPHLCAQCHDYPCVDTCPVKALSVNKETGAVIVDREKCIACGRCIDACPGKVPYIHPRDNYAVICDLCNGDPKCVKACNEGGWNALQIVRRFGGYNFKLYAKTPEVITRELAKRFYGEEIAEEI from the coding sequence ATGAGTACCACTGGCATGCCTAGTCTAATATGGATTTATAGGAATTATCAAAATTGCAGTGGCTGTAGAAGATGTGAAATTGCTTGTTCATTAAGCCATGAGGGGAAGATATGGCCTGAAGCCTCGAGGATTAGGGTTTTTATGTTAGTTCCAGGGATAGAGGTTCCACATTTATGTGCTCAATGTCACGATTACCCATGTGTTGACACATGTCCAGTTAAGGCTCTTTCAGTAAATAAGGAAACTGGGGCTGTAATAGTTGATAGAGAAAAGTGTATTGCTTGCGGTCGCTGCATTGATGCTTGCCCAGGTAAAGTTCCATATATTCATCCAAGGGATAATTACGCTGTTATATGCGATCTATGTAATGGGGATCCTAAATGTGTTAAAGCCTGTAATGAGGGTGGATGGAATGCATTACAAATTGTTAGGAGATTCGGAGGCTATAATTTTAAGCTCTACGCGAAAACACCCGAGGTAATAACTAGGGAGCTGGCTAAAAGATTCTATGGCGAGGAGATAGCGGAGGAGATTTGA
- a CDS encoding aldehyde ferredoxin oxidoreductase C-terminal domain-containing protein, producing MRGYTGKILEVDLSSGNIKEVKISEDVLRQYIGGRGLGVKILWDRLGSRWEEIDPLGPENLLIVLTGPLTGFVPGGRICISGKSPQSNGIVGSTFAGEFPVDLKCAGYDGIIFTGVAEKPTYLLIKDSDIELRDASHVWGKGAKETVLTLVKEAREVFGRRYRGRGLWKEPSMMYIGPAGEKLCRAAAVTSKWAHAAGYGGYGAVMGSKRLKAVLVKGTGPLPDVYDMNKTIEYAEKIAKASLANDLFRRWGTASGGYRFGVETSSEPIMNWQEEWHNEESFGVDKFELFWVKRYWGDFGCATTCLKLAVINSGPFKGAITDNPDYENQAYLGTNLGIFQPDANIYLTSLIDELGFCGIQAGNLLAFAAELYQRGILTREDLGGIDLRWGDSEAFAALIKMVAERRGIGDILAEGTYRAALKISSMKGIDVMKYAVTAKGIAIGAHGIRSGRDYPHYVSYPCSVQGGDHTSVAQMPVEHGELMTILHDSAVLCTFNFFSPIAREALWGLLGAVTGWNITPEEWFNIMARRILHIQRATLLLGGPDLRWSPEIHDDLPQRWYEPLTKGPYSGRAADRTRMKEYVKEYYRSVGWDENGIPSSDELKRLGLEDVDKKLEQLRRTLS from the coding sequence ATGAGGGGTTATACTGGTAAAATCCTTGAGGTGGACTTATCCTCCGGAAACATAAAAGAGGTTAAGATAAGTGAGGATGTTCTCAGGCAATATATTGGCGGAAGAGGACTTGGGGTAAAAATACTCTGGGATAGATTGGGGAGCAGGTGGGAAGAAATAGATCCCTTAGGTCCGGAAAATCTTCTTATAGTCCTTACAGGGCCTCTTACGGGTTTTGTGCCGGGTGGCAGGATATGTATTTCAGGGAAATCGCCACAAAGTAATGGGATTGTTGGCTCAACATTCGCGGGGGAGTTTCCGGTCGATTTGAAATGTGCTGGTTATGATGGCATAATATTTACTGGCGTTGCCGAGAAGCCAACATATCTATTGATCAAAGACTCTGATATCGAGCTAAGGGATGCAAGCCATGTTTGGGGTAAGGGAGCTAAAGAAACAGTACTAACATTAGTTAAGGAGGCAAGGGAAGTGTTTGGAAGGCGATATCGTGGTAGAGGGCTTTGGAAAGAACCCTCAATGATGTATATTGGTCCAGCCGGCGAAAAACTTTGTAGGGCAGCTGCTGTAACATCTAAGTGGGCACATGCGGCTGGATACGGCGGTTATGGAGCAGTTATGGGCTCAAAGAGATTGAAGGCTGTTTTAGTTAAGGGAACAGGGCCTCTGCCAGATGTATATGACATGAACAAGACTATTGAGTATGCTGAAAAGATTGCTAAAGCCAGTCTTGCCAATGATTTATTTAGGCGCTGGGGTACTGCTTCAGGCGGATATAGGTTTGGTGTTGAAACAAGCTCAGAGCCCATTATGAATTGGCAGGAGGAGTGGCATAATGAGGAGAGCTTCGGCGTTGATAAGTTTGAATTATTCTGGGTTAAGAGGTATTGGGGTGACTTCGGTTGCGCAACCACATGCCTAAAGCTTGCCGTAATTAATTCCGGACCATTTAAGGGCGCTATAACTGATAACCCAGACTATGAGAATCAAGCTTATTTAGGGACAAACCTCGGGATATTCCAGCCCGATGCAAACATTTATTTGACATCTCTTATAGATGAACTAGGCTTCTGCGGTATTCAAGCCGGTAATCTTCTAGCATTCGCTGCTGAACTATATCAGAGGGGCATATTAACCAGAGAAGATTTAGGCGGCATAGATCTTAGGTGGGGTGATTCTGAAGCCTTCGCAGCCTTAATAAAGATGGTTGCAGAGCGCAGGGGTATTGGAGATATACTTGCTGAGGGAACCTATAGGGCTGCCCTAAAAATTAGCAGTATGAAGGGAATAGACGTAATGAAGTATGCTGTAACAGCGAAGGGAATAGCTATAGGCGCTCATGGGATAAGAAGTGGAAGAGACTATCCACATTACGTTTCATATCCATGCTCAGTTCAGGGAGGAGATCACACATCTGTTGCACAGATGCCGGTTGAACACGGTGAGCTTATGACAATACTACACGATTCAGCAGTTCTTTGCACATTTAATTTCTTCAGTCCCATAGCACGAGAAGCTTTATGGGGACTTTTGGGAGCTGTCACCGGATGGAACATTACGCCAGAAGAATGGTTTAATATAATGGCGCGCAGAATACTACATATCCAGAGGGCAACATTACTTCTCGGAGGACCAGATTTAAGATGGAGCCCGGAGATTCACGATGACCTCCCACAAAGATGGTACGAGCCATTAACTAAGGGACCATATAGTGGAAGAGCTGCTGATAGAACTAGAATGAAAGAGTATGTGAAAGAGTATTATAGATCCGTTGGTTGGGACGAGAATGGCATACCCTCATCAGATGAACTTAAACGTTTAGGGTTAGAGGATGTTGATAAAAAATTAGAGCAGCTCAGAAGAACCCTCAGCTAG
- a CDS encoding CdvA-like protein — protein MLSLWKYIYELASKDLELLRKKKQALDNLLTANKISQLTYEHLNREISEALADVEKYLETVTCKMKSRIEELEKQISILEIFLANIEILHVTGEIDDETYEKQSKALSLGLESMRSEVNEIRSALEKVAPKPAETVTCTEEKSEAPCEPQPQCGEKPAEPELVSEAL, from the coding sequence ATGTTGAGTCTATGGAAATATATCTATGAGTTAGCCTCTAAAGATTTAGAGTTGCTGAGGAAGAAAAAGCAGGCACTCGATAATCTCCTGACAGCTAATAAAATTTCACAGTTAACATATGAGCACTTAAATAGGGAGATAAGTGAAGCCTTAGCAGATGTAGAGAAATACTTAGAGACAGTAACCTGTAAGATGAAAAGTAGAATTGAGGAGTTAGAGAAGCAAATAAGTATCTTAGAAATATTCTTAGCTAATATTGAAATTCTTCATGTTACTGGCGAAATAGATGACGAAACGTATGAGAAACAGAGTAAAGCTTTATCTCTGGGACTGGAATCTATGAGAAGCGAGGTGAATGAAATAAGAAGTGCTCTTGAAAAGGTCGCACCAAAACCCGCTGAAACCGTCACGTGCACTGAGGAAAAATCTGAGGCTCCATGTGAACCTCAACCTCAATGTGGGGAGAAACCAGCAGAGCCTGAGCTGGTCTCCGAAGCACTCTAA